The following proteins come from a genomic window of Deltaproteobacteria bacterium IMCC39524:
- a CDS encoding 4Fe-4S dicluster domain-containing protein: MSSRRLNLGGQYQLPSKNTYRGFPLMRTTQAPTSAAAESSTWRALSRVEIDLFVRSMMTAYEVVGVQKKHGRMTMDKVEDPSELLLEFPPQVHSPKKFLFPNWQKLFRFSLGGKVHLEADKAAVPRVIFGMHPCDLHAVQVLDDCLFEGEADSVYRSKREATLLIGVDCLPDEHCFCSSVGTDRTDSGFDLFFHRADEGYLVQSGSERGEALLRRHAPQVAKRDEEAPLPLQVKPCEHQLDFAVDALAPLLGDVYDHHLWKEIGERCLGCGACTLLCPTCYCFNVEDRMDDDLAGGERVRTWDSCQFDHFTRVAGGRDFRSDQADRQRHRFFRKYKYLWEKHERTACVGCGRCSRECLANIAPVNVLNRLFVEEASPELKALPANEYQPDMVEIIAVEDLTNQDKLFRLRLNTPIHFTPGMFVAISIFGLGEAPFTIASSSDDDMHVEIVVRAKGALTRALHRLQSGDSVGLRGPFGHGFQVEGFAGRDLLLVAGGLGLVTLRSLLLSLLANRQSFGTIQLLYGVRNMDHMLFQKELLEWHGSNQLDCRFAIKEPGNSWGVPTGDITHLFRNLDLQPQRTSVAVSGPAGMYRFINPLLLRMGVDEEALFLNLERHMKCGLGKCGKCRINDVCVCETGPIFPYSKVKHLKEAIER; the protein is encoded by the coding sequence ATGTCGTCACGTAGACTGAACCTCGGTGGTCAGTACCAGCTGCCCAGCAAAAACACCTATCGAGGTTTCCCCCTAATGCGTACCACTCAGGCGCCGACCAGCGCCGCGGCAGAATCATCCACATGGCGTGCTCTCAGCCGGGTGGAGATAGATCTTTTTGTGCGCTCCATGATGACCGCCTATGAAGTGGTCGGCGTACAGAAAAAGCATGGTCGCATGACTATGGACAAGGTTGAAGATCCGTCCGAGCTTTTACTGGAGTTTCCTCCTCAGGTCCACTCGCCGAAAAAATTCCTTTTCCCCAACTGGCAGAAACTGTTTCGGTTCAGCCTCGGTGGCAAGGTTCATCTCGAAGCTGACAAGGCCGCAGTGCCACGCGTCATCTTCGGTATGCATCCGTGTGACCTGCATGCAGTGCAGGTCCTTGATGACTGTCTTTTTGAGGGTGAGGCTGACAGTGTCTACCGTTCCAAGCGTGAAGCGACCCTGTTGATCGGTGTTGACTGTCTCCCCGATGAGCACTGTTTCTGCAGCAGTGTCGGCACAGATCGCACCGACAGTGGCTTTGATTTATTTTTTCACCGTGCCGATGAAGGCTACCTGGTGCAGTCAGGTTCTGAACGTGGCGAAGCCCTTTTGCGCCGCCATGCACCCCAGGTCGCCAAACGTGATGAGGAAGCTCCTTTGCCGCTGCAGGTGAAGCCTTGCGAGCATCAACTCGATTTTGCCGTTGATGCCTTGGCGCCATTGCTCGGTGATGTTTATGACCATCATCTCTGGAAGGAGATTGGCGAGCGTTGTCTTGGCTGCGGAGCCTGTACCCTGCTTTGTCCGACCTGTTACTGCTTTAACGTCGAGGACCGCATGGATGACGACCTCGCCGGTGGAGAGCGGGTGAGAACCTGGGACTCGTGCCAGTTCGATCATTTTACCCGGGTCGCTGGTGGGCGGGACTTTCGTTCCGACCAGGCCGACCGTCAACGTCACAGGTTCTTTCGCAAGTACAAATATCTCTGGGAAAAGCACGAACGCACGGCTTGCGTCGGTTGCGGCCGTTGCAGTCGGGAATGCCTGGCAAATATCGCCCCGGTCAACGTGCTCAACCGGCTCTTTGTTGAAGAAGCCAGCCCTGAACTCAAGGCTCTTCCGGCGAATGAATATCAGCCGGACATGGTTGAAATTATTGCTGTTGAGGACCTCACCAACCAGGACAAGCTGTTTCGTCTGAGGTTGAACACTCCGATTCATTTCACTCCCGGCATGTTTGTCGCTATTTCGATCTTCGGCCTTGGAGAAGCTCCTTTTACCATCGCGTCCTCGTCAGATGATGACATGCATGTCGAGATTGTGGTGCGTGCCAAAGGGGCTCTGACCCGGGCCCTGCATCGTCTGCAGTCCGGTGACAGCGTCGGTCTGCGTGGCCCCTTCGGCCATGGCTTCCAGGTTGAAGGTTTTGCCGGCCGTGACCTCCTGCTGGTGGCTGGCGGCCTTGGCCTTGTGACGCTGCGTTCTTTACTGTTGAGTCTGTTGGCCAACAGGCAAAGCTTCGGGACGATCCAACTGCTTTATGGTGTTCGTAACATGGACCACATGCTCTTTCAAAAAGAGTTGCTCGAATGGCATGGCAGCAACCAACTCGACTGTCGCTTCGCTATCAAAGAGCCGGGAAACAGCTGGGGGGTGCCGACAGGAGATATCACTCACCTCTTCCGCAACCTGGATCTACAGCCACAACGGACCAGCGTTGCCGTCTCCGGCCCGGCCGGAATGTATCGCTTTATCAATCCTTTACTGCTGCGTATGGGTGTTGATGAAGAGGCCCTGTTCCTGAACCTGGAGCGTCACATGAAGTGCGGTCTTGGCAAATGCGGCAAGTGTCGCATCAATGATGTCTGTGTCTGCGAAACCGGTCCGATATTCCCCTATAGCAAAGTCAAGCATCTGAAAGAGGCGATTGAACGATGA
- a CDS encoding hydrogenase maturation protease produces MNQQADRSPVLVMGVGNTLRGDDGFGVAVLDEVGTRNLPGNVDLLDAGTSIIDLMEELNGRRKVVVIDAVRGGQSPGTLYRFSPEDVAAEAVPADSLHQVGLLETLRLAELVDCRPEQVVIIGAQPEDTSLKIGLTEAVAAAVSGAAEMVMAEISGEVADKN; encoded by the coding sequence ATGAACCAGCAGGCAGATCGTTCTCCCGTTTTGGTGATGGGCGTCGGCAACACGCTGCGTGGCGACGATGGGTTTGGCGTTGCTGTTCTGGATGAAGTCGGTACCCGCAACTTGCCGGGCAATGTTGATTTGCTCGATGCCGGCACCAGCATCATCGATCTGATGGAAGAGCTGAATGGCCGACGTAAAGTCGTGGTCATCGATGCGGTCCGTGGTGGTCAGTCGCCCGGAACCCTGTATCGCTTCAGCCCGGAAGATGTGGCAGCAGAAGCTGTCCCTGCAGATTCCCTTCATCAGGTCGGCCTGCTCGAGACCTTGCGTCTGGCCGAACTGGTCGACTGCCGCCCTGAACAAGTGGTGATCATCGGTGCTCAGCCTGAAGATACCAGCCTGAAAATAGGCTTGACCGAGGCTGTAGCCGCAGCTGTATCGGGCGCCGCCGAAATGGTCATGGCAGAAATTAGCGGCGAAGTCGCCGATAAAAATTGA
- the hybA gene encoding hydrogenase 2 operon protein HybA produces the protein MDISRRKFLQIGAVASGSVVCAGVKPASARDLREPNPEWLGMLNDTTRCIGCKACQVACKKENKLPMESTLNESANVGRDVYDAPRGLSERTYTLIKMQQDEENGKTTFVKTQCMHCSEPACASACIVGALKKQENGAVAYDSGLCMGCRYCMVACPFNVPQFEWQNAIPSIKKCTLCRETKLKEGKPTACSSVCPAGAISFGKRSDLIKLARKRIEKDPELYQDHIYGEKEVGGTGVLYLARPKMQFASLGLPAFKYRTVAGLTESIQHRIFQYFIPPIAVYSVLGGIMYRNQSRKKNGGEEGGSHE, from the coding sequence ATGGATATCAGTCGTCGTAAATTCCTGCAGATCGGAGCTGTCGCCAGTGGCAGTGTGGTCTGTGCCGGGGTCAAGCCGGCCTCAGCGCGAGATCTTCGCGAACCGAATCCGGAATGGCTCGGTATGCTCAATGACACCACGCGCTGCATAGGTTGTAAGGCTTGCCAGGTTGCTTGTAAAAAAGAAAACAAGCTGCCCATGGAGAGCACTCTCAACGAGTCTGCTAATGTTGGTCGCGATGTTTATGATGCGCCGCGAGGCTTGTCGGAGCGGACCTACACCTTGATCAAGATGCAGCAGGACGAAGAGAATGGAAAAACAACCTTCGTCAAGACTCAATGCATGCATTGCAGTGAACCGGCCTGCGCTTCCGCCTGTATCGTCGGGGCCCTGAAGAAGCAGGAGAATGGTGCCGTTGCTTATGATTCGGGCCTCTGCATGGGGTGTCGTTACTGTATGGTTGCCTGCCCGTTCAATGTGCCCCAGTTCGAATGGCAGAATGCTATCCCCTCAATCAAAAAGTGCACTCTTTGCCGTGAAACAAAGCTCAAGGAAGGCAAGCCGACGGCATGCAGCAGTGTCTGCCCGGCGGGTGCCATCAGCTTCGGCAAGCGCTCTGATTTGATCAAGCTTGCTCGTAAACGAATCGAGAAAGACCCGGAACTTTACCAGGATCATATCTATGGTGAAAAGGAAGTCGGTGGTACCGGCGTTCTCTACCTGGCGCGTCCGAAGATGCAGTTTGCCTCCCTCGGCCTGCCCGCGTTCAAGTACCGCACCGTGGCCGGTCTGACCGAAAGCATCCAGCATCGAATCTTCCAGTACTTTATTCCACCCATCGCTGTTTACAGTGTCCTGGGTGGCATTATGTACCGCAATCAGAGCCGCAAGAAAAATGGCGGTGAGGAAGGAGGCAGTCATGAATAA
- a CDS encoding Ni/Fe hydrogenase subunit alpha, with protein MKVQVPYLSRIEGHAHLVVDTKAGEVVECQLEVVETPRFFEKLLVGRHYSEVAGLASRICGVCSHSHTLVSLMATERAFGMEVSEQVTSLRRLLMYGEILQSHLLHLYFMAVPDYLGVNSLLAMAQSRRDLVARALRLKKLGSDICEVIGGRPVHPVTTCVGGFHRFPEASELQRLRRCLSKALPDLEQTVELVAGLDWPDFSHQAECLALHDSDGYPQFGETLISSAGLQVPNSCYREMIREYVVPHSTAKHARINDETYMVGPLARLRQGFHHLSPLAREVADLQGLSPSTNNPYLSQGARLVEVLHCVEQSMHLIDHLLLEGLKYEEPVVTCKAREGVATLEAPRGVLLHAYSYDKEGFLTSADCVIPTAQNLANLEMNLRARVPQIIDEEPDTFQSELEKLVRAYDPCLSCSTHLLTIDRL; from the coding sequence ATGAAAGTTCAGGTCCCTTATCTTAGCCGTATTGAAGGTCATGCTCACCTGGTTGTTGACACCAAGGCCGGCGAGGTCGTGGAATGTCAGCTTGAGGTGGTGGAGACGCCACGCTTCTTTGAAAAACTGCTGGTCGGGCGACATTACTCCGAGGTCGCTGGTTTGGCTTCACGGATTTGCGGAGTCTGCTCCCACTCTCACACATTGGTTTCCCTGATGGCCACCGAGCGGGCTTTCGGCATGGAGGTCAGCGAACAGGTCACCAGCCTGCGGCGTCTTCTGATGTACGGCGAGATTCTGCAAAGCCACCTGTTGCACCTGTACTTTATGGCTGTGCCTGATTACCTGGGGGTGAACAGCCTGCTGGCTATGGCGCAGTCCCGCCGAGACCTAGTCGCCAGGGCTTTGCGCTTGAAAAAACTTGGCAGCGACATTTGCGAAGTGATCGGTGGCAGACCGGTACACCCGGTCACAACCTGCGTCGGTGGCTTCCACCGCTTCCCCGAAGCGAGTGAGTTGCAGCGCCTGCGTCGTTGTCTTTCCAAAGCGTTGCCGGACCTCGAGCAGACAGTGGAGTTGGTTGCCGGGCTCGATTGGCCGGACTTCTCCCACCAGGCCGAGTGCCTGGCGTTGCATGATAGTGATGGTTACCCGCAATTTGGCGAAACCCTGATTTCGAGCGCCGGTCTGCAGGTCCCGAACAGTTGCTACCGGGAGATGATTCGCGAATATGTGGTGCCGCATTCAACGGCCAAGCATGCCCGGATCAACGACGAAACCTATATGGTCGGTCCGCTGGCCCGTTTGCGGCAGGGTTTTCATCATCTTTCACCCTTGGCCCGCGAGGTCGCCGACTTGCAAGGGCTCTCGCCCTCGACCAATAATCCCTACCTCTCGCAAGGCGCACGCCTCGTCGAAGTGCTGCACTGTGTCGAGCAATCGATGCACCTGATTGATCATCTTCTGCTGGAGGGTCTCAAATACGAAGAACCGGTTGTGACCTGCAAGGCGAGAGAAGGGGTGGCGACGCTTGAGGCTCCACGGGGTGTTCTGTTGCATGCCTACAGTTATGACAAGGAGGGTTTTCTCACCTCGGCGGATTGCGTCATTCCTACGGCGCAGAACCTGGCCAATCTTGAGATGAACCTGAGAGCTAGAGTGCCGCAGATTATTGATGAAGAGCCGGATACCTTTCAATCAGAGTTGGAGAAGCTGGTGCGGGCCTACGATCCCTGCTTGAGTTGCTCGACTCACCTGTTGACGATAGACAGGCTCTGA
- a CDS encoding hydrogenase small subunit has protein sequence MAITRRKFLKGSAGAGAVLGMSLFDNPLLRKAFATAIQETPVVWLAAGACSGCSVSLLNSLAPRVQDVLLDQVLPGHHVEFAFHPTIMAASGDLAMQAMYDTEEKPFLLVVEGSVMTADHGRHCEVGEKDGHGMTGLEHVLRLGRKAKAVMAVGTCAAFGGIPGAENNETGSRGVIDVFKENGITTPTINLPGCAVHPDWFVGTLAAVLLGGPESVKVDAHSRPEMFYSKLIHDNCPLRGHFDAGRFAQAFGESYCLYKLGCKGPVTHANCPEKKFNSGTNWCIDNRHPCNGCTEPEYPYVQSMWNTVPIQDVTPPAAYPSIITDRTAKLDMTPGYTALAGLVAGSAGMRILGQRDKNEQGQDNSKEE, from the coding sequence ATGGCAATAACAAGACGTAAATTTTTGAAAGGCAGCGCCGGCGCCGGTGCCGTCCTGGGCATGAGCCTGTTTGACAACCCGTTGTTGCGCAAAGCCTTTGCTACCGCTATCCAGGAGACCCCGGTGGTGTGGCTGGCCGCCGGAGCCTGTAGTGGTTGCAGTGTCTCGCTGCTTAACAGCCTGGCACCGAGAGTCCAGGACGTTCTGCTCGATCAGGTTTTGCCAGGTCATCACGTAGAATTCGCCTTCCATCCAACCATAATGGCCGCTTCCGGTGATCTTGCCATGCAGGCCATGTACGATACCGAGGAAAAGCCCTTCCTCCTGGTTGTCGAAGGTTCTGTCATGACCGCAGATCATGGCCGTCATTGTGAAGTCGGTGAAAAAGATGGTCACGGTATGACCGGTCTTGAACATGTCCTGCGCCTGGGTCGTAAGGCCAAGGCCGTTATGGCTGTCGGCACCTGCGCCGCTTTTGGCGGCATCCCGGGGGCGGAAAACAACGAAACCGGTTCCCGCGGAGTTATTGATGTCTTTAAAGAAAACGGCATCACAACTCCGACGATCAACCTGCCTGGCTGCGCGGTTCATCCTGACTGGTTTGTTGGCACCCTGGCCGCAGTTCTGCTCGGAGGTCCTGAATCCGTCAAGGTCGATGCGCATAGCCGTCCGGAGATGTTTTACAGCAAGCTGATCCATGACAACTGTCCGCTGCGCGGTCATTTCGATGCCGGCCGTTTTGCCCAGGCTTTCGGTGAGTCTTACTGCCTCTACAAACTCGGCTGCAAAGGTCCGGTTACTCACGCCAACTGCCCTGAGAAGAAATTCAACAGCGGCACCAACTGGTGTATCGACAATCGCCACCCATGTAACGGCTGTACCGAGCCTGAGTACCCTTATGTGCAATCGATGTGGAATACCGTGCCGATTCAGGACGTCACTCCGCCTGCGGCCTATCCATCGATCATTACGGACCGGACGGCTAAGCTAGACATGACCCCGGGCTATACTGCCCTGGCTGGCCTGGTTGCCGGTTCTGCCGGCATGCGCATTCTCGGCCAGCGCGATAAGAATGAACAGGGCCAAGACAACAGCAAGGAGGAATAA
- the hypA gene encoding hydrogenase maturation nickel metallochaperone HypA, with amino-acid sequence MHELSLTQNLIEIAEEHARRENATVITSVTMEIGALSGVMPEAVEFAFEACTKNTLAEGASLEIRHIPALGRCQKCGQECEMESLLDGCSACGSYALDILKGQEMALIELEID; translated from the coding sequence TTGCACGAATTAAGCCTGACCCAAAACCTCATCGAAATCGCCGAGGAGCATGCCCGCCGCGAGAACGCCACTGTGATCACAAGTGTTACCATGGAAATAGGCGCACTCTCCGGGGTCATGCCGGAAGCCGTGGAGTTCGCTTTCGAGGCCTGCACCAAGAACACCCTCGCCGAAGGAGCAAGCCTAGAGATTCGCCACATCCCCGCCCTCGGTCGCTGTCAGAAATGCGGCCAGGAATGTGAAATGGAGAGCCTGCTCGATGGCTGCTCCGCGTGCGGCAGCTACGCCCTCGACATCCTCAAAGGCCAGGAGATGGCT
- a CDS encoding nickel-dependent hydrogenase large subunit, with the protein MSNRIVIDPVTRIEGHLKIEAVVENGVVKEAQSSGMMYRGLENILRGRDPRDAARLMQRICGVCPTSHGLTAAYALDEVYGVNGIITDNGRTLRNLIQGANFLQSHILHFYQLAALDYVDVTAAADYKGSDPSLNKVKDFIARGHLGPFVPRYEGDYRLSKEENRSAVAHYVEALNMRRLAHEATAIFGGKMPHNMSIVAGGCTAAPTIDEIASFHWKINQLIEFIDNAYLPDVLMVAKSYSDYFSIGDGCGEYMSFGCFDLDSDPDLTKRQRFLPQGLIGIKDLKMRRLDPSKITEDAEFSWFENTGAVHPYDGQTVPDRDKANAYSWVKAPRYSGNVTEVGPLARMLAAYASGNKFVQGQVDSVLGLFNASPVVLDSVLGRHAARAIECKLVAEQLKSWVLQLQPGQPGCQDYPLNVTNRGMGLHEAPRGALGHWVVVEDGKVKNYQAVVPTTWNAGPMDGQGQPGPIEQAMIGTKVNDKHNPFELVRIVRSYDPCLSCAVHVVSPQGEDLSQFVVGTE; encoded by the coding sequence ATGTCAAATCGAATTGTCATTGATCCGGTGACCCGGATTGAGGGTCACCTGAAAATTGAGGCGGTCGTCGAAAACGGAGTGGTTAAAGAGGCTCAAAGCTCCGGTATGATGTACCGCGGCCTGGAAAATATCCTGCGTGGTCGCGATCCTCGCGACGCTGCACGCTTGATGCAGCGCATCTGTGGTGTTTGTCCTACTTCCCACGGCCTGACAGCGGCTTACGCTCTCGATGAGGTCTACGGCGTTAACGGTATTATCACCGACAACGGCCGGACTCTGCGTAACCTGATCCAGGGTGCTAACTTCCTCCAGTCTCATATCCTGCACTTCTACCAACTGGCGGCACTCGACTATGTCGATGTCACCGCTGCTGCCGATTACAAAGGGTCGGATCCTTCTCTCAACAAGGTGAAGGATTTCATTGCCCGCGGTCACCTCGGCCCTTTTGTTCCTCGTTACGAAGGCGATTACCGCCTGTCGAAAGAAGAGAACCGCTCTGCCGTCGCGCACTATGTTGAAGCGCTCAACATGCGCCGCCTGGCTCATGAGGCGACTGCGATCTTTGGTGGCAAGATGCCGCACAACATGTCGATCGTCGCCGGTGGCTGCACCGCTGCACCGACCATTGATGAGATTGCCAGCTTCCACTGGAAGATTAATCAACTGATTGAGTTTATTGACAACGCCTACCTGCCGGACGTTCTGATGGTGGCCAAAAGTTATAGCGATTACTTTAGTATCGGTGATGGTTGCGGCGAGTACATGTCCTTCGGCTGCTTCGACCTCGACAGCGATCCTGACCTGACCAAGCGTCAACGCTTCCTGCCCCAGGGTCTGATCGGCATTAAAGATCTCAAGATGCGCCGCCTCGACCCGAGCAAAATTACCGAAGATGCAGAATTCAGCTGGTTTGAAAATACCGGTGCAGTGCACCCCTACGATGGTCAGACGGTGCCGGATCGTGACAAGGCCAATGCCTACAGCTGGGTCAAGGCCCCTCGCTACAGCGGCAACGTTACGGAAGTTGGTCCACTGGCTCGTATGCTGGCTGCCTATGCAAGCGGTAACAAGTTTGTTCAGGGCCAGGTTGACTCGGTTCTGGGTCTCTTCAACGCTTCGCCCGTAGTGCTTGACTCCGTTCTCGGCCGTCACGCCGCCCGCGCCATCGAGTGCAAGCTGGTTGCGGAACAGCTCAAGAGCTGGGTTCTTCAGCTTCAGCCTGGCCAACCTGGCTGCCAGGATTATCCTCTCAATGTGACCAATCGCGGTATGGGACTGCACGAAGCGCCTCGAGGTGCTCTGGGCCACTGGGTTGTGGTCGAAGACGGCAAGGTCAAAAACTACCAGGCCGTTGTGCCGACAACCTGGAACGCCGGTCCGATGGATGGTCAAGGACAGCCCGGTCCGATCGAGCAGGCGATGATCGGCACCAAGGTCAATGACAAGCACAATCCCTTCGAGCTGGTGCGTATTGTTCGTTCATACGACCCATGTCTCTCCTGTGCGGTCCATGTTGTGTCTCCGCAAGGTGAAGACTTGAGCCAGTTTGTCGTGGGGACCGAATGA
- the hybB gene encoding Ni/Fe-hydrogenase cytochrome b subunit translates to MNKAAPLQHNFFTPNVWLLIFFMGSGAVFAFFRFFYGFGSITNLNAAYPFGIWIAFDVACGVALAAGGFTTAAIVEIFGRDKYHALVRPAILTAFIGYFLVGLAVFFDLGKYYNIWHALVYWNGTSVLFEVAWCVMLYLTVLGIENIPAVVEQFKGKVNLPGQMASFNKPSEWLLGKADNILNRTMAFFVIAGVVLSFGHQSSLGTMMLIAPYKLHDLWYTPLSPLLFLTSAVSVGLPMVIFEASLATVLFKRKPETELLADIAKYIPLFLGTYLLLRIGDLAYRGVLAQAFDGSVQGNSFLVEFALFAVPYFMLKRRKIRRDALKLFLCAFSVILGVVLNRFNVFLIGMDMGPEFNYFPSVGEFAVTFAFLAFGVFLYRLGVNYLPILEEQ, encoded by the coding sequence ATGAATAAAGCGGCCCCTCTGCAACATAATTTCTTTACCCCGAACGTCTGGCTGCTGATTTTCTTCATGGGCTCCGGCGCGGTCTTTGCCTTCTTCCGTTTTTTCTACGGCTTCGGCAGTATCACCAATCTGAATGCTGCCTATCCTTTTGGTATCTGGATCGCTTTTGATGTTGCCTGCGGGGTGGCCCTGGCCGCCGGTGGTTTCACCACTGCGGCGATCGTCGAAATCTTCGGTCGCGACAAGTACCACGCGCTGGTACGCCCCGCTATTTTGACTGCCTTTATCGGTTATTTCCTGGTCGGCCTGGCGGTCTTCTTCGACCTTGGCAAATACTACAATATCTGGCACGCCCTGGTGTACTGGAACGGCACCTCGGTGCTCTTCGAGGTGGCCTGGTGCGTCATGCTCTACCTGACCGTCCTCGGGATTGAAAATATTCCGGCCGTAGTGGAGCAGTTCAAGGGCAAGGTCAACCTGCCCGGACAGATGGCTTCGTTTAACAAGCCTTCGGAGTGGCTGCTTGGTAAAGCGGACAACATTCTCAACCGGACCATGGCTTTCTTCGTGATTGCCGGTGTTGTGCTCTCCTTCGGGCATCAGTCGTCACTCGGCACCATGATGTTGATTGCTCCTTACAAGCTGCATGACCTGTGGTACACACCGCTGTCTCCTTTGCTCTTCTTGACCTCGGCTGTAAGCGTTGGTCTGCCCATGGTGATTTTCGAAGCGTCGCTGGCGACCGTCCTCTTCAAGCGTAAGCCGGAAACGGAACTGCTCGCTGATATCGCCAAGTACATCCCGCTTTTTCTCGGCACTTACCTGCTGCTGCGAATCGGCGACCTGGCTTACCGTGGTGTTTTGGCCCAGGCCTTTGACGGCAGCGTGCAGGGCAACTCTTTCCTGGTTGAATTTGCACTCTTTGCGGTTCCTTATTTTATGCTCAAACGGCGCAAGATTCGTCGCGACGCGCTTAAACTCTTCCTCTGTGCCTTCTCGGTAATCCTTGGCGTGGTCCTGAACCGCTTCAATGTTTTTTTGATCGGCATGGATATGGGCCCTGAATTCAACTACTTCCCATCGGTCGGTGAGTTTGCTGTCACCTTCGCCTTTTTGGCCTTTGGAGTTTTCCTCTATAGGTTGGGTGTTAATTACTTGCCAATCCTGGAAGAGCAGTAA
- a CDS encoding sigma-54 dependent transcriptional regulator codes for MNKGIVYICDVQPEAQEQLSRILTAGGYSAELFASGTQLLKALAESHGVQPDMVLIDASLEEDSLEMLRQVKARSKDLPVMIISAYASVRSAVSFLKQGACDYLVKPILSEELLQLLGHWSDRRRLVAENRSLRAEVQRRFDPNKVIFRSDGFSKVLSLAKRVAASEASVLILGESGVGKELVASTIHYSSERSDRRFLTINCAALTDTLLESQLFGHIKGAFTGATSTHSGLVEEANHGTLFLDEIGDISPALQAKLLRLLQEKEYLPVGATRVQHADVRFVAATNRDLEAAVAGGSFREDLYYRLNVITLNVPPLRERFDDIKPLAEFFVSRYTSVAGQEISPAVMALLQAYPWPGNVRELENVMEMACILSAGETLQPEHLAVRIKQGVSTSFSLPQAQMTLDEVERLYIEQVYQQTNYHKVNTSQILDISRKTLDRKIKQYSILRKEE; via the coding sequence ATGAATAAGGGAATTGTTTATATCTGTGACGTACAGCCGGAAGCCCAGGAGCAGCTTTCCAGAATACTGACGGCTGGAGGCTACAGCGCCGAGCTCTTTGCCAGTGGTACGCAACTGCTCAAGGCCTTGGCGGAGAGCCATGGTGTGCAACCGGACATGGTTTTGATCGACGCCTCTCTCGAAGAAGACAGTCTTGAAATGCTGCGACAGGTCAAGGCACGCAGCAAGGACCTGCCGGTGATGATTATAAGCGCCTATGCCTCGGTACGCAGCGCAGTGAGTTTCCTTAAGCAGGGCGCTTGCGATTACCTGGTCAAGCCGATCCTCAGCGAGGAGTTGCTGCAACTGCTTGGGCACTGGAGTGACCGGCGCAGGTTGGTCGCTGAGAACCGTTCCCTGCGAGCTGAGGTGCAGCGTCGTTTTGACCCCAACAAGGTAATCTTCCGCAGTGATGGCTTCTCCAAGGTGTTGAGCCTGGCCAAACGTGTTGCCGCCAGTGAGGCCAGTGTTCTGATCCTGGGAGAAAGTGGTGTTGGTAAGGAGTTGGTCGCCTCAACGATTCATTACAGCAGTGAACGAAGTGACCGGCGCTTCCTGACGATCAATTGTGCCGCGTTAACAGATACTCTCCTGGAGAGTCAACTCTTTGGCCATATTAAGGGTGCTTTTACCGGAGCTACGAGTACACACAGTGGTCTTGTGGAAGAGGCGAATCACGGCACCCTGTTCCTCGATGAGATAGGCGATATAAGTCCGGCATTGCAGGCTAAACTGCTACGTCTGCTGCAGGAAAAAGAATATCTGCCTGTTGGTGCAACCCGTGTGCAGCACGCTGATGTCCGTTTCGTTGCTGCGACCAACCGTGACCTGGAAGCCGCTGTTGCCGGTGGCTCTTTCCGTGAAGATCTATATTATCGCCTCAATGTCATCACCCTCAACGTGCCGCCCCTGCGTGAGCGATTTGATGACATCAAGCCGCTGGCGGAGTTTTTCGTCAGCCGCTACACCTCGGTGGCCGGGCAGGAAATATCGCCGGCTGTCATGGCTCTGCTGCAGGCTTATCCCTGGCCTGGTAATGTCCGTGAACTCGAAAATGTCATGGAGATGGCCTGTATCCTCTCGGCGGGCGAAACGCTACAACCGGAGCACCTTGCCGTTAGAATCAAGCAGGGCGTCTCGACCAGTTTTTCACTGCCTCAAGCCCAGATGACTCTGGATGAGGTTGAGCGCCTGTATATCGAACAGGTTTATCAGCAGACCAATTATCATAAGGTTAACACCTCCCAGATTCTTGATATCTCCCGTAAAACCCTCGATCGAAAAATTAAACAATATTCTATTCTCCGCAAGGAAGAATAA